A window of Clostridium botulinum BKT015925 contains these coding sequences:
- a CDS encoding glycyl-radical enzyme activating protein, whose protein sequence is MNKKDIKGCIFNIQKFSLNDGPGIRSIVFFKGCPMLCLWCSNPESQCVQPQIMYNKNLCVQCGVCNSVCSNYAINLNSENKIERDKCIGCGKCAEICPSEALVVSGKSVTVGEVVEKLKKDSIYYRKSGGGVTLSGGEALLQPEFAIELLKQCKSLGWHTAIETAMYVSDEIVEKVVPYLDLILVDVKSMDSSRHKEFTGVDNETILNNIRLSDKIAKEIIIRVPVIEGFNSDEKSIRDIAEFAKTLKKVKRIDLLPYHSYGENKYQTIGRNYFLKNLKPPSNEKMNCFRKIVQGRGLFCSIGA, encoded by the coding sequence ATGAATAAAAAAGATATTAAAGGATGCATATTTAATATTCAAAAGTTTTCATTAAATGATGGACCAGGAATAAGAAGTATAGTATTTTTCAAAGGGTGCCCAATGTTGTGTTTATGGTGTAGTAATCCAGAATCACAATGTGTTCAGCCACAAATTATGTATAATAAAAACTTATGCGTGCAATGTGGTGTGTGTAACTCTGTTTGTTCAAATTATGCCATAAATTTAAACTCAGAAAATAAAATAGAAAGAGATAAGTGTATTGGTTGCGGTAAATGTGCAGAAATATGTCCATCAGAAGCACTGGTTGTTTCGGGTAAAAGTGTTACTGTAGGCGAGGTAGTTGAAAAATTAAAAAAAGACAGTATTTATTATAGAAAATCTGGTGGTGGTGTAACTTTATCTGGAGGAGAGGCATTATTACAGCCAGAATTTGCAATAGAGCTTTTAAAACAATGTAAATCCCTTGGATGGCATACAGCCATTGAAACAGCTATGTATGTAAGTGATGAAATTGTAGAAAAGGTAGTGCCATATTTAGATTTGATATTAGTAGATGTTAAAAGTATGGATAGTTCAAGACACAAAGAATTTACTGGTGTAGATAATGAAACTATATTAAATAATATAAGGTTAAGTGATAAAATAGCAAAAGAAATAATTATTAGAGTTCCTGTTATTGAGGGATTTAATAGTGATGAAAAGAGCATAAGAGATATTGCCGAATTTGCTAAAACACTAAAAAAGGTAAAGAGAATAGATCTTCTTCCATATCACAGTTATGGAGAAAATAAATATCAAACTATAGGTAGAAATTATTTTCTTAAAAATTTAAAACCTCCGTCAAATGAAAAAATGAATTGTTTTAGGAAGATAGTACAAGGCAGAGGATTGTTTTGTAGCATAGGGGCTTGA